From Mycolicibacterium nivoides, a single genomic window includes:
- a CDS encoding aromatic ring-hydroxylating oxygenase subunit alpha, with protein MQTARPGDWVENATRLDDIAPDAYRMEIPTSRYVAPEFVAQERDSIWKKVWQVVGRVDELTKAGDWKQYRIFDQSYIIVRGKDDAIRAFVNACRHRGNALCREARGNAKRGFLCQYHLWSYDLDGRLKGMLREALAGPIDKDTHGLIEVAVDTFAGFIFLNPDPDAAPLADFIGDEVATMLAPYHLDEMVTVMDVTEAIDCNWKVVLDAFQEGYHIDGIHPQLLRVINIDPATSRYRFFEQHSVSMAPFDVVGATPEHQVDGIMDLPETFPSTVAVIPRFQELVAEYRGDDGSLNFPEGVTARTLLQKATRDTLTAMGLDVSGLTDAQMSDNHGWVWFPNFFMTIRAGEAHIIMSLPHPDGDPNRCIWHVASYMWLPDEAKAAFTASPIVVDEAGSYKYFEALQQDYEQMPRQQIGLRNTALEHMALVKEEVVIAHFHSVIDKYLESAGVHS; from the coding sequence GTGCAGACAGCACGCCCCGGAGATTGGGTCGAGAACGCCACCCGCCTGGACGACATCGCCCCGGATGCGTATCGGATGGAGATTCCGACGAGTCGCTACGTCGCACCGGAATTTGTTGCCCAGGAGCGTGATTCGATCTGGAAGAAGGTCTGGCAGGTGGTCGGTCGGGTCGATGAGTTGACCAAGGCCGGCGACTGGAAGCAGTACCGGATCTTCGATCAGTCCTACATCATCGTGCGCGGCAAGGACGACGCGATTCGCGCGTTCGTCAATGCCTGCCGTCATCGGGGCAACGCGCTGTGCCGCGAGGCCCGCGGGAATGCCAAGCGCGGCTTCCTGTGCCAGTACCACCTGTGGTCATACGACCTGGATGGCCGCCTCAAGGGCATGTTGCGGGAGGCGCTGGCCGGTCCGATCGACAAGGACACACATGGGTTGATCGAGGTCGCGGTGGACACCTTCGCCGGGTTCATCTTCCTCAATCCGGACCCGGATGCAGCTCCGTTGGCGGACTTCATCGGCGACGAGGTGGCGACCATGCTGGCGCCGTACCACCTCGATGAGATGGTCACCGTGATGGATGTGACCGAAGCCATCGACTGCAACTGGAAGGTCGTGCTCGACGCCTTCCAGGAGGGTTACCACATCGACGGTATCCACCCCCAGCTCTTGCGGGTGATCAACATCGATCCCGCCACCAGCCGGTACCGGTTCTTCGAGCAGCACAGTGTGTCGATGGCACCGTTCGACGTCGTCGGCGCCACCCCGGAGCATCAGGTCGACGGAATCATGGACCTACCCGAGACCTTCCCCTCCACTGTCGCGGTAATCCCCCGCTTCCAGGAACTCGTCGCCGAATACCGCGGCGACGACGGGTCGCTGAATTTTCCCGAGGGGGTCACCGCCCGCACGCTGCTGCAGAAGGCGACGCGAGACACCTTGACCGCCATGGGACTTGACGTCAGCGGGCTGACCGACGCTCAGATGAGCGACAACCACGGATGGGTGTGGTTCCCGAACTTCTTCATGACCATCCGCGCCGGCGAAGCGCACATCATCATGTCGCTGCCCCATCCCGACGGAGACCCCAACCGGTGCATCTGGCACGTCGCCAGCTACATGTGGTTGCCGGACGAGGCCAAAGCCGCGTTCACAGCCTCACCGATCGTCGTCGACGAGGCCGGCAGCTACAAGTATTTCGAAGCGCTGCAACAGGATTACGAGCAGATGCCCCGACAGCAGATCGGGTTGCGCAACACTGCGCTTGAGCACATGGCCCTGGTCAAGGAAGAAGTCGTCATCGCGCACTTCCATTCGGTCATCGACAAGTACCTCGAATCGGCCGGCGTCCACTCCTGA
- a CDS encoding TetR/AcrR family transcriptional regulator produces the protein MAERWTKQRRLEHTRNVLLDAAEEVFARKGFDGAALEDIAEVGGYTRGAIYSHFGSKAELFLAVIERQREQFLDGFADVIATFHRLEDLDADELGDRWRDLVAAEGPDRAVLGSEYTLFLLRNPEARERVAAQREETVRALADYVSKGAARLGGHLSIPALDLARVILAANDGVTLNSLLDDQAVYRPFLRMVLANIVVPKGNNL, from the coding sequence ATGGCCGAACGCTGGACCAAACAACGCCGCCTGGAGCACACCCGCAACGTCCTGCTGGACGCCGCTGAGGAGGTGTTTGCGCGCAAGGGGTTTGACGGGGCCGCGCTCGAAGACATCGCGGAGGTCGGGGGCTACACGCGCGGTGCCATCTACTCCCATTTCGGGAGCAAGGCCGAGTTGTTCCTGGCGGTCATCGAACGGCAGCGCGAACAATTCCTCGACGGGTTCGCCGACGTCATCGCGACGTTTCACCGGCTCGAGGACCTCGACGCCGACGAACTCGGCGATCGGTGGCGGGACCTGGTCGCCGCCGAGGGGCCCGACCGCGCAGTTCTCGGATCCGAGTACACGCTGTTCTTGCTGCGCAATCCCGAGGCGCGGGAGCGCGTGGCCGCACAGCGGGAGGAGACGGTTCGCGCCCTCGCCGACTACGTCTCCAAAGGCGCTGCCCGGTTGGGAGGCCACCTGAGCATCCCTGCGCTGGACCTGGCCCGGGTCATTCTGGCTGCCAACGACGGCGTGACGCTCAACAGCCTGCTCGATGACCAGGCGGTTTACCGGCCGTTCCTTCGGATGGTTCTGGCCAATATCGTTGTCCCCAAGGGGAACAACTTGTGA
- a CDS encoding EamA family transporter, with protein MAMASMLCVQIGLAVAVGLIDDIGAEGAAWLRLAWAGVLMLVIVRPRPSAFTKSAFWTCVALGVVTAGVTMLFMAALSRIPLGTASALEFLGPLGVAVAHGKGRNRVLWPGLAAAGVVLLTEPWTGDVDLIGVLYALCAALCWACYILLTQRVGDEVAGIKGLAVSMPVAGLVGTAVVGPSVFPQLTPQLLLIGVGLAILLPVIPFALEMSALRYLSTAAFGTLMALEPAFAMLVGFVLLHQVPAPAAVIGICLVVAAGIGAARTGARTTPVPAEIG; from the coding sequence ATGGCCATGGCCTCCATGCTGTGCGTGCAGATCGGGCTCGCGGTTGCGGTCGGTCTGATCGATGACATCGGAGCCGAGGGTGCTGCGTGGCTGCGCCTGGCGTGGGCCGGCGTTCTGATGCTCGTGATCGTGCGGCCGCGCCCGTCGGCCTTCACCAAATCCGCATTCTGGACCTGCGTCGCGCTCGGCGTGGTCACGGCCGGAGTGACGATGCTCTTCATGGCGGCGCTGTCCCGGATCCCGCTCGGCACAGCCAGTGCGCTGGAATTCCTCGGCCCGCTCGGGGTCGCCGTGGCCCACGGGAAGGGGCGCAATCGGGTGCTGTGGCCCGGGCTGGCAGCGGCCGGCGTGGTGCTGCTCACCGAGCCCTGGACGGGCGACGTCGACCTCATCGGTGTGCTCTACGCGCTGTGTGCCGCGCTGTGCTGGGCCTGCTACATCCTGCTGACGCAACGGGTCGGCGACGAGGTGGCCGGCATCAAGGGGCTGGCGGTGTCCATGCCCGTCGCCGGCCTGGTCGGCACCGCGGTTGTCGGGCCGTCGGTGTTTCCTCAGCTGACGCCGCAGTTGCTGCTTATCGGCGTGGGGCTCGCGATCCTGCTGCCGGTGATCCCGTTCGCCCTCGAGATGTCTGCGCTGCGGTACCTGAGCACGGCCGCGTTCGGAACGCTGATGGCCCTGGAGCCGGCGTTTGCCATGCTGGTCGGTTTCGTTCTGCTCCACCAGGTCCCGGCCCCGGCCGCCGTGATCGGCATTTGCCTCGTGGTGGCTGCCGGGATCGGCGCGGCGCGTACCGGGGCGCGTACGACGCCGGTCCCTGCCGAGATCGGCTGA
- a CDS encoding ABC transporter permease has translation MTSTALADATSPATPKVVKGSPRWGDWSLRIVAGLVLLYLFLPIFVIVLFSFNKPAGKFNYTWQGFTLDNWAHPFKYPALTDALKLSLNVAAVSTAVAVVLGTLVAIALVRQRFRGQKAVDTFLVLPLTAPEVVMGASLLTLFLDLGWAAGYTTILIAHIAFEVSFIAMTVRARVRGFDWTLEDASMDLGASPTRTFFKVTLPLIVPGIVAAAMLSFALSLDDFIITYFVSGSTVTYPLYVNAAVKAAVPPQINVLATAILLVSLLLLMFGTLYRRKRIDA, from the coding sequence ATGACGTCGACCGCGTTGGCAGACGCCACAAGCCCGGCCACCCCGAAGGTGGTCAAAGGATCACCGCGGTGGGGTGATTGGTCCCTGCGGATCGTCGCCGGTCTGGTGCTGCTGTACCTGTTCCTGCCGATCTTCGTGATCGTGTTGTTCTCGTTCAACAAGCCGGCGGGCAAGTTCAACTACACCTGGCAGGGCTTCACCCTCGACAACTGGGCACACCCGTTCAAGTACCCGGCGCTGACCGATGCGCTCAAGTTGAGCCTGAACGTCGCGGCGGTATCCACCGCGGTCGCCGTGGTGCTCGGCACGTTGGTCGCCATCGCGCTTGTGCGCCAACGGTTCCGGGGGCAGAAGGCGGTCGACACGTTCCTGGTGCTACCGCTGACCGCACCTGAGGTCGTGATGGGCGCCTCGCTGCTGACCTTGTTCCTCGACCTCGGCTGGGCGGCGGGCTACACCACGATCCTCATCGCCCACATCGCGTTCGAGGTGAGCTTCATCGCCATGACGGTGCGGGCACGGGTGCGCGGATTCGACTGGACGCTGGAGGACGCGTCGATGGATCTCGGGGCCAGCCCGACCAGAACGTTCTTCAAAGTGACTCTGCCGCTGATCGTTCCGGGCATCGTGGCCGCTGCGATGTTGTCGTTCGCCCTGTCCCTGGACGACTTCATCATCACCTACTTCGTCAGCGGTTCGACGGTCACCTATCCGCTGTACGTCAACGCGGCGGTCAAGGCCGCGGTACCCCCGCAGATCAATGTGCTGGCCACGGCGATCCTGCTGGTGAGCCTGCTACTGCTCATGTTCGGAACGCTCTACCGGCGCAAGCGTATCGACGCCTGA
- a CDS encoding ABC transporter permease — MAGAATSNRQRSKIAPYLMILPALVYLGIFFVVPFFSLARTSLSTSGGSVYLPTLEFDWNFGNYLHAFSEYQDQILRTFGYALVATVLCALLAFPLAYVIAFKAGRYKNLILGLVILPFFVTFLIRTIAWKTILADDGLVVSALGSIGLLPSEGRLLSTSWAVIGGLTYNWIIFMILPLYVSLEKIDPRLIEASKDLYSSNTRSFTKVILPLSMPGVLAGSMLVFIPAAGDFINADYLGSTQTTMIGNVIQKQFLVVKDYPAAAALSMVLMAIILVGVLLYTRALGTEDLV; from the coding sequence ATGGCGGGCGCAGCCACCAGTAACCGGCAGCGGAGCAAGATCGCTCCGTACCTGATGATCCTGCCGGCGTTGGTGTACCTGGGGATCTTCTTTGTGGTGCCGTTCTTCTCGTTGGCACGCACCTCGTTGTCGACTTCGGGCGGTTCGGTGTACCTGCCGACGCTGGAGTTCGACTGGAACTTCGGCAACTACCTGCACGCGTTCAGCGAATATCAGGACCAGATTCTGCGGACGTTCGGCTATGCACTGGTGGCGACAGTGCTGTGCGCGCTACTGGCATTCCCGCTGGCCTACGTCATCGCCTTCAAGGCGGGCCGGTACAAGAATCTGATCCTGGGCCTGGTCATCCTGCCGTTCTTCGTGACCTTCCTGATCCGCACCATCGCGTGGAAGACGATTCTGGCCGACGACGGGTTGGTGGTCAGCGCACTCGGATCGATCGGATTGCTGCCGAGCGAAGGACGGCTGCTGTCGACGAGCTGGGCCGTGATCGGGGGCCTGACCTACAACTGGATCATCTTCATGATCCTGCCGCTGTACGTGAGCCTGGAGAAGATCGATCCCCGCCTGATCGAGGCATCCAAAGACCTGTACTCGTCGAACACCCGCAGCTTCACCAAAGTCATTCTGCCGCTGTCCATGCCAGGAGTGCTGGCCGGCAGCATGCTGGTGTTCATCCCCGCGGCCGGCGATTTCATCAACGCCGATTACCTCGGCAGCACACAGACCACCATGATCGGCAACGTCATCCAGAAGCAGTTCCTGGTGGTCAAGGACTATCCGGCCGCGGCCGCACTCAGCATGGTGCTGATGGCGATCATCCTGGTCGGGGTGTTGCTCTACACGCGGGCGCTGGGCACGGAGGATCTCGTATGA